Genomic window (Pyrus communis chromosome 13, drPyrComm1.1, whole genome shotgun sequence):
cctcctctTTCCTCCCCATCCTGCCATAACCGATAAATGGTTTCCACCCTATCCCGACTTATCCCAATTAACTAAAAGCATTTTACTTCTTTCACCTCTCGCAAATTTAACAACAAATGAACAAAACATCCCCAACAAAAGTAATCACAATTACCGATAAGAATCGTATAAATAGACCAAACAAGGTTTGCCAACGAAAATAGAGatatttttttagaacaaaCTACACACCCTCCTCCTAATCCCCAAATTAATCAAGCATTTGTTCTATAAAAAATGTTATGATTCGATTGAAACCTGAACAAAAAATGATTGTTTAATTCAATCCATTAACAAACCTGCCTACAGAAAGCTGcaaacaaattgaaaacacaaaatataaaagCAAAATATTTCAGCCCCTAAATGTCAACCCCTAAATTTCAAGTTCAACCAGTAAGGTATATTTCCTCAACccctaaattaaatttcaacccCTAAACCCAAATCTAGAATTCCAACCCTAATTGaatttcaaaccctaaattaattctAAAATTTACTTGATCTAGGGAGAAGAGAATCGGTGCACAGTCAGTCGACGTCGAGAGAGAAAGGCTCCTCCATTGTCTTTGAGGGATGAGAAGTCGAGAGAGACTCAGAGAGAGATCAGAGATCACAGAGGGGATTTGTGACTCAAGTGAGTCACTTGTGTGGCCGGATTTGAAAACGGAGAGAGAAATCGGCAAGGAAGGTGGTGACAGCGAGCAAGGTTTGAGTTGAGAGTGAATAGTTATGTTCTTCGGTAGGTTTGATAAGATTcaacggttgagattaaatctcaaccgaATTCAACAgctattaaaattctaaatatatatttaaaaattaaataatatatatttttttttcggttctgTTTGGGATtatcaaaaccccaaaaacttGAGACCGATTCTCGTACTGAAATTTCGGGATTGGTTAGGTATTGGGTACTGAaattttcggtttgggattttttcggttcggtttcgggaatttttttggtttggtttgagatttttggtattttttttccgGCCCTAGAAAATATATCTAAATAACGCGCATTAGACGTGAAAAATATGTAAGTACGTGTATCATATGTTGGAGTATTATAAGATGTGCAATTTAACAAATCATTGATATTTGTACAAAAAATGtaagtatttttaaaaaatatgttcGTACGTACATGTATGATACGTTAACTTTATCTTATCATGAGGGCCAACTTATGGGGAAGTGATCATTTCTGGATCTTTCCCATCAAAGCCCACCAATCAAATAATTCGGaattttaaaagttgatttaacGGATATAAACAGAagatcattttaaaaattataataattttaaccgttggatcagaTTTTAAAACTCTGGATTGATTGATTGGTGGGGAAGAGATCCGCCCCAACTTttgtttgaaaaagaaaattcaaaataaccTTTTgtattttaagtaaaaaaaagaggaaaagaaaataacccTTATTTTATTTCTCGATTGAAAGctcattttccaattttttttttctttttaattttaattgtcttTAAACGACCTTCCCCGCTATATAATATATCTTCCTCACACACAGATGCACACACTTTTCCTCCCCATGTCCTTGTTCTAAATCTAACCCTAATTCCCAATTCCCTAATCTTCTTATTCCACCAATAACCCTCCAATCTCCGCTCCAATttttcgattttgtttttgcttttattttttcaatttaatttgtatACCTGTAATAAGAATCAGGGTTTATATTGATAATTATCCATGTATTTAGGGATTTTTGATTTTCTTCATTATCGTGTCGATAACTAGGCCTTTCGCTGTTGGTAGTATacaattttggattaattttttgttttatttttatagatgGCTGATTTGTAATCGAAGATTAGggatttagggttagggttttgatttctgAGACTGTGATGGAAATGGAGAGCTCGCGTAGGCCGTTTAGCGGATCGAATGAACCAGGCTTGAAGAAGCCCCGATTGGCCGAAAACCCGAATGGACGAGCTTTTGGGCAGAGACCTGGTGGGGGAGCTAATCCAGTGCTGTCAAGATTCAGAGTGACTGATAAAGACACCGGGAGCGATGACCCGAATCGCGGGGGTGGGGGCTATGTGCCGCAGCCACTGCAGCATCAGGAGCTTGTGAGCCAGTACAAGACGGCGTTGGCGGAGCTCACCTTCAATTCAAAGCCAATTATTACCAATCTGACGATAATTGCCGGTGAGAACCTCCACGCGGCGAAGGCGGTGGCGGCAACTGTATGCAGCCACATTATTGAGGTGAAACTCAGCTTTACACTGTATATAGCTGTATttgtgttttatatttttggttaTGGCACCGGTTGTTTGAATTCGACTTGTAcaatgaaaaagaaagggatGGAGGTGCGAAAGGAGAACTAAAATGTGTTAGTGCTCGCTCTTACTCATGTTTTATGTTATGCCGATAatttagtgaaatttttttgttccgAAAGCTTGTTCCCAGTTAAATGTTTGTTTAATTTCCTGATGCAAATAATAAAGGTTTGCTATGTGTGGTGATCTAGTTTTGACTGAGTGAGAATGTTTGTATTCGCCAGTGAGCCTATCGAAGTAATGAACATCCAATTTCATTCTTATTTTTCCCGTATGATATTGAGTTGAGGGGTTGGCTGCAGTTAACATTGGTCAGGCATTGCACGTGTAATCAATATGTTTTCCTGACATTCCCCCAGGTTTGACAagttccacttcatcattttctGGTTGCCTGCGTGGAATTTGTTTAATCCATTGCACGCAAATGAGGCTGTATGTAGCTACATGAGAATAGTTTTGACATTCTGTGATTAAATGGGTTTTGTGGAATGAGCTGTAGCACGTTTCAAAACCGAATGAATAAATCACATCCTTATGGTTATGGCCTACGGGTTTCACAGAAAATCTCTGCATATAGCTGTTTTATTCTTGTTACAACAACGCTGCAGCATTTGAAAGGGGAGGAAAACCACTTTCATAGCCTTACAGATGCCGCTATGTTTAGAAAATCAGCATTATATGTTGTGGTTGTATGTAAGAACCTTATTCAGATAGAGTTTTGGGGAGTTTTTAGACCTGATGGTAATGCCTTACAAGACTTCGATAGCTGACTCTGCAGGTGCATGATCTCATATGGTTTTGCTCAGTGGTAATTATCTTGCTATACTGATCTTCTGGTGGTAATTAAAGACTGTCAGATTGACAAAACAGAGAATACATACAAACCTCAGGTTTTGTTAGAGCACTAAAGTGATGGTGCCAATTTCATTGACATCCTTACATTTGAAAGATGGAGGGCATATTTGATTTATCAGTGTGATTACCACCAAAATATACGATGTACAGTACATTTATATACACTTATATACGTCAAATAGATTTAGATGTTCAGTTGATTATTGCACTCTGGAATTGCTCTCCTTTATGGTTCTGATAGTACACATTCCATTTCTAGCTGAGCGTATCTTCTGATTATTAGGTGCCTGGAGATGTTTCTATACATGTTATATTATCTAGGAGTGGCAGAGTGAAGGATGTCTTGTTAGTTAGTTTTCATTGTTCCCATAAGGAAATGACTCAAATCCTTGTGAGACAGAAACTAGAGTGAGAAAGCCAAGTTTTTTGAGGACACACGAGAAAACAAGTCATAAAATATGACTgtaaaaataaatgaatgaatatCACTCGCATTATTCTAGTTACTGTATTTTCTCCTAAGAGCCTAAGTTTTGCCCCCCCCAATGGGATAGTTTAGAAGTGATTATACGTGCAGTTTATGTTGCTTTTGATATCTTATAAATGTGTTTGAAGAGTCTAAACTGACACAAATTCTCCTTCCCCTTCCACACTCTCTTGTTGGTTCTAGGCCATTGGTTTATTAATTGCTTATTTGTTTAAACAATACTGGCTGCATCTAGTGTATAATATCTAATTCTAGAAAGTAATTTGCAGGTTCCTAGCGAGCAGAAGTTACCATCACTTTATCTTTTGGACAGTATTGTAAAGAATATCGGAAGGGATTATATCAAATATTTTGCTGTCAGACTCCCTGAGGTTAATTTCTTTCTTGATTCTCAGCATGCTTTGTCTAGTTGATGGAAagcatgcttttttttttttcttttgacatgTATTGTTCCTGATCTTCACCGCTAACCCATTACCTGGTatctttcaaataaaaaagatgTTTGTTTGCACACTACATCCTTGCTACCCGTATTTGTCACAACTCACGGTAGACTTGATTCTTTGTTAGTTACTTTGCCAATTCTTTGCCTTTCTCTTGAACTTATAGGTGTTCTGCAAGGCATATAGGCAGGTTGAACCTCCTATACATCAAAGTATGCGACATCTTTTTGGAACATGGAAAGGAGTGTTTCCTGCTCAGACACTTCAGATGATTGAGAAAGAACTTGGATTTTCTTCTACGGCAAATGGTTCATCCACTGGAGCAGCAACATCAAGACCAGATTCGCAGTCACAGCGACAAGCACATAGCATTCATGTGAATCCCAAATATTTGGAAAGGCAACGTCTTCAGCAGCCAACTAGGGTAAGTGGAGTTCTGAAGTCAATTATGGATGTGGATTCACATCTCTTGAGTTTTGACCACCTAGTATTGATGTTCCAAGATTTAGTGGTGGATTGTTAAAAGTTatcacaaataaataataacatcAGAAAACTATACTCTGATGAGCTTTTTTAACACTGGAAACTAGAACTCTTATAGTAGGTTCTAAAACTTCTATGTtgctctttttatttattcaggGAGTTTATTCATAGAATATTGCTCTTATAGTTTGGAGTTATGCTATATTTTCCAGAAGTATCTTGATCCTTTACCAGATGACTTGATATCTGAGAATATATGTTTTCTTCGTACAACCTTGATTTACCCACATGCTCCTTATGAAAAGATAAGTGCTTTTACTTATTTCGTTTATGCTGGTTTTTGGTATGAAGGCAAAAAGAATGGCTAGTGACTTTTCTAGGGCTATGGCAAACTCAATTGATGATGATCCTGCTGTTAAAATGCATGaatgttaagtaaaatttgaTATTATGTGCGTAttattgtccttttttttttcacagctCATGATAGGTAACATTTGCAGAATTTGCAGCAGTCCAATGCAGATGCACTAAGCGAGCGTGTTCATGAGAAGAACATTGATGCTGAATATGGAGAATATGAATATGGTTCTGATCTTCCCGGGAATTCAAACCCAGGAATTGGAAGAATTGGTGGGAAGATTACAGAAACACTACCCACCCAAAGAAATGGTGTTAATATCAGGCATGGACTTGCAAGTTACTCGGCACCTAAATCTGCTAATGCTGATCCTCGCTTAAAGGCAGCACCAGGCATTGCAACTAGAAACGGTGGTGGGCTTTCTAGTAGCTGGAAGAATTCTGAGGAAGAGGAGTTCATGTGGGATGATATGAACTCAAGATCAACAGATCATGGCCCCTCAGATATTTCTAGTAACTCAAGAAAAGATCACTGGGCCTCTGATGATTCAGAGAGATTGGTAAGCTCCAATTGCTTGTACTGATTGAAAAATTGGGACCTGAAGGTTGATTACCTACCggttcacatgttaatttcTCAGCCACAAAGTGTGGAGGTAGATACAAGGACAAGTTTTTTTGTGCTTCAGTTTTTTTGGATAGCTGGCTAAATCTCAGAAGAGTTTACAGTTTACACAATACTGACATAGTTACTGGGCAGATCCCTGTTGGGATCAATACAATGATTTTACTTTCACACTTATCTTAACCTCTAGGATGCACAAACTGCCTCTTACATTtaaggatatttttttttttgaaaaaaaaagaagaaaatcttATTATTTGAAATTGCTCATATTCTCAGGGGTTTGGAGGTCATTTTCGTAAACCAAAAACTGTAAATGATTATGCATCAACAGCTGATCCGGATACCTCTGCTGACCCTACTGAACAGAAAGACCCATCTGCTTTTGGTCACCGGATTTCATCACCTTGGACATTGCAGGACTCTATCGGTGTTGACAGGCTGACCCCTTCTGGTACTCCTGTCATTAGTTCGGTTCACTCAGATCGTTATGCTTCAAGTTTAAGTGGGCTATCGACAAGTGGAGATTTTTCTGTGGCCAGGATGGGAAGTAGAGCACAAGTAGCATCTTCTCGCGTTGGAGCGTTAAGCATCGGATTTAGTGCAGCATCAGGGCCTACTGGAGCTTTAGGGAAACAGCAGCAACTTCAGTCTGTGAGAGCTGCATCACCATCTGGGCAGTCACTGATGCACCAGTATTCTCCCTCACCTACATCAACAGTACAACACCCTCGTCATCATTTGCAAAGTTTAGCTGAGCAAGACCTTGCCGAGGACCCTTTGCCAATCCCAACTCCCAATGCTCGACTGGGTAGCAAAGCAAAATCACAGCCTCAAGATTTATCTTTGTCAATTCCTGCCATCCAATCAAGGCACAAATATGCCTCTCGACAACAACCAGACAGTATAGAGTCTGAATCTTTCGGTCACACTAAGAAGCCCCATGTGCTACCGGTCTCCACTTTTTCAACTCCGTCAACTGTTGGAGATTCTATACCAGATCATTCAAATGTCATTGCTGCAGAAACCTCAGGACAGTTGAGCACTAGTAGTTTGTTGGCTGCCGTTATGAAGACTGGAATTTTATCTGACAAATCAATTACTGGTAGCCTACCGAATTTGAATCTTCGGGACATGGGACATATTCCATCACTGCCAGGTTTTCAGTCTCCCTTTCCAAGTGGACCTCCCCCTACTCAGGTTGCACTCCCAGGGTCCAAGGTTGCCTCAGCACTTACATCAGGTCACCTTTCTGGTGATAACTCGCCGGCTGCCTCAAATGTATCACAGAAGGAGGTAGGCCATCTGCCACTTCCACATAGCCAACCTCCTTCATCTCTCGAGGGTAGTGCGTCAGCAAGTTCTTCAACTGTGGTGAATAATTCCTCGGATCCAATTTCTAGCCTTTTAAGCTCCTTAGTTGCAAAGGGTTTGATATCTGCATCAAAGTCAGAGTCGCTCGCTCCTGTGCCATCCCAAAAGCCAACTGAACCGCAAAACAAGAGCCTTGGTGGACCTGCCACCAGTTTAGTGTCAGTGTCTCCAGTTTCAGTTTCAACAAGTCTTCCTGTTTCATCTCGAACTGATGATGCATCTCTCCCAGAACCTGCAGCTAAAACATCTGCTGCCTTACCTCAAATTACGAAGACAGAAATAAGAAACCTCATTGGCGTTGAGTTTAAGCCAGATAAAATCCGAGAATTCCATCCAGCCGTGATTGATGAACTTTTTAATGACCTTCCACATAAGTGTAGCATATGTGGCCTTAAGCTCAAACTTAGAGAACGACTTGAGAGACACTTGGAATGGCATGCTTCGAAAAATCCCAAAGCCAATGGTTCAGCTATGGCATCAAGGAAGTGGTATCCAAATTTAACCAGCTGGGTTGCTGGAAAAGCAGGACCCCCTTTGGTACCTGAGGCCAACAATTCAATAGACGAGCCTAATGAGACGATGGACATTGATGAGCCCATGGTTCCCGCAGACGAAAACCAATGTGCATGTGTTATATGTGGCAATATTTTTGAAGATTTTTATCGTCAAGAAAGGGATGAATGGATGTTCAAAGGAGCTTCGTACATGAGTATTCCATCTGGGGCCGGTGAGATGGAAACCACAGAGGAGAGTGTTTTGAAGGGTCCCATTGTGCATGTAAATTGTACAGTGGAAAGTTCACTCTCTGATTTGGGATTGCCGGGCCATGTTAAATTGGTAAGCTCTTGTTAGTTAAGTGTGGGCAAAATAATTGTCAATGTTTTGGCCCTTCTTTTATTAGTCTTCTACCATAAACTATCGATTTTAGATGTTAAGATGTTGCCTCTTACTTTTTGCAAGGAACCGGAAATTTAGCGCTCGAAGTTGAAGAGACAAAACTCCATGCATTCTGAACTTTTGAGGGAATTCCAGGTTTTAGATTAATGTGTCTTTAGATGTGAATCTTCGATGCCTATTTTTCGTGCTCCACAAAATAGTGGTGAGAGCTTTCAACTAGCTCCTCCTCTacaattttcttcttgtttaatTCAAAGTTTTCGAGGAAAAGAAATACATCCCGTTGCCAGATAGTTTCCATCTCAATGATTTCTCTTATGTGCTTTTGATGTTTTGCtatatttgttcttgtttttgacTTCTGTGAAGCGATTTGCACTTGGTACCATAGTCGTCGTCCGATCTTAGTGCAACAACGAAAACACCTCCGATCCTCCGAACGAAACCATTCCAGCTTCACAATCGGCATGTGTTTGTGGCCCTTGAGGGATGCCTCTGTATCATGCTACCATTAGTGGAGCAATGTTTTTacaatttatgtt
Coding sequences:
- the LOC137712766 gene encoding polyadenylation and cleavage factor homolog 4-like isoform X2 codes for the protein MEMESSRRPFSGSNEPGLKKPRLAENPNGRAFGQRPGGGANPVLSRFRVTDKDTGSDDPNRGGGGYVPQPLQHQELVSQYKTALAELTFNSKPIITNLTIIAGENLHAAKAVAATVCSHIIEVPSEQKLPSLYLLDSIVKNIGRDYIKYFAVRLPEVFCKAYRQVEPPIHQSMRHLFGTWKGVFPAQTLQMIEKELGFSSTANGSSTGAATSRPDSQSQRQAHSIHVNPKYLERQRLQQPTRQSNADALSERVHEKNIDAEYGEYEYGSDLPGNSNPGIGRIGGKITETLPTQRNGVNIRHGLASYSAPKSANADPRLKAAPGIATRNGGGLSSSWKNSEEEEFMWDDMNSRSTDHGPSDISSNSRKDHWASDDSERLGFGGHFRKPKTVNDYASTADPDTSADPTEQKDPSAFGHRISSPWTLQDSIGVDRLTPSGTPVISSVHSDRYASSLSGLSTSGDFSVARMGSRAQVASSRVGALSIGFSAASGPTGALGKQQQLQSVRAASPSGQSLMHQYSPSPTSTVQHPRHHLQSLAEQDLAEDPLPIPTPNARLGSKAKSQPQDLSLSIPAIQSRHKYASRQQPDSIESESFGHTKKPHVLPVSTFSTPSTVGDSIPDHSNVIAAETSGQLSTSSLLAAVMKTGILSDKSITGSLPNLNLRDMGHIPSLPGFQSPFPSGPPPTQVALPGSKVASALTSGHLSGDNSPAASNVSQKEVGHLPLPHSQPPSSLEGSASASSSTVVNNSSDPISSLLSSLVAKGLISASKSESLAPVPSQKPTEPQNKSLGGPATSLVSVSPVSVSTSLPVSSRTDDASLPEPAAKTSAALPQITKTEIRNLIGVEFKPDKIREFHPAVIDELFNDLPHKCSICGLKLKLRERLERHLEWHASKNPKANGSAMASRKWYPNLTSWVAGKAGPPLVPEANNSIDEPNETMDIDEPMVPADENQCACVICGNIFEDFYRQERDEWMFKGASYMSIPSGAGEMETTEESVLKGPIVHVNCTVESSLSDLGLPGHVKLEPEI
- the LOC137712766 gene encoding polyadenylation and cleavage factor homolog 4-like isoform X1; protein product: MEMESSRRPFSGSNEPGLKKPRLAENPNGRAFGQRPGGGANPVLSRFRVTDKDTGSDDPNRGGGGYVPQPLQHQELVSQYKTALAELTFNSKPIITNLTIIAGENLHAAKAVAATVCSHIIEVPSEQKLPSLYLLDSIVKNIGRDYIKYFAVRLPEVFCKAYRQVEPPIHQSMRHLFGTWKGVFPAQTLQMIEKELGFSSTANGSSTGAATSRPDSQSQRQAHSIHVNPKYLERQRLQQPTRNLQQSNADALSERVHEKNIDAEYGEYEYGSDLPGNSNPGIGRIGGKITETLPTQRNGVNIRHGLASYSAPKSANADPRLKAAPGIATRNGGGLSSSWKNSEEEEFMWDDMNSRSTDHGPSDISSNSRKDHWASDDSERLGFGGHFRKPKTVNDYASTADPDTSADPTEQKDPSAFGHRISSPWTLQDSIGVDRLTPSGTPVISSVHSDRYASSLSGLSTSGDFSVARMGSRAQVASSRVGALSIGFSAASGPTGALGKQQQLQSVRAASPSGQSLMHQYSPSPTSTVQHPRHHLQSLAEQDLAEDPLPIPTPNARLGSKAKSQPQDLSLSIPAIQSRHKYASRQQPDSIESESFGHTKKPHVLPVSTFSTPSTVGDSIPDHSNVIAAETSGQLSTSSLLAAVMKTGILSDKSITGSLPNLNLRDMGHIPSLPGFQSPFPSGPPPTQVALPGSKVASALTSGHLSGDNSPAASNVSQKEVGHLPLPHSQPPSSLEGSASASSSTVVNNSSDPISSLLSSLVAKGLISASKSESLAPVPSQKPTEPQNKSLGGPATSLVSVSPVSVSTSLPVSSRTDDASLPEPAAKTSAALPQITKTEIRNLIGVEFKPDKIREFHPAVIDELFNDLPHKCSICGLKLKLRERLERHLEWHASKNPKANGSAMASRKWYPNLTSWVAGKAGPPLVPEANNSIDEPNETMDIDEPMVPADENQCACVICGNIFEDFYRQERDEWMFKGASYMSIPSGAGEMETTEESVLKGPIVHVNCTVESSLSDLGLPGHVKLEPEI